The DNA window ATTATAAATTATCACCATCCTGGACAAATAGCGCTAATCTACCATTGCCAACGTCAGCGGTTCAAAATTTATATGCATCTACGCTAAGTTCTTCTGCTCCAAAAGGCATGCCTACGCCAACACTTGTTTCGATCACTGGTGCACCGAAAAATATTGTAGCTTCAACATCTGTATCACCTTCGGCTCAGTCGCCAAAAGCACCTTTGGCTAAAAGTGTGGCTCCAAAAGTGTCGAGCTTGGCAGCATCAAAAGTAATTAAAAAGTCTCTAGCTCCAGCTATTGCTGCAACATAGGCAATAACTTTTCAAGCTCCTGGTAAAGAGTCGATGGATTAAAGTCAGCCTGTTTGATTATTTTAAATTGATCTGGATTCTCGATTTGTAGCTCGAGAACGTTTTTAATTTGATGATTTGTGTTTGCCGTTTCGTGTGGAATCGTGATACAATTTTTTCCAAAAAATTTAATTTCAAAAAGGGTTCCAGCTCCGGCTCTTGATATGATTAAATCCGCAAGGTTATAAAAATCTTGCAACTTTTCATGGTATGCAAAAACTTGGCATGGAATATGAGAATCATGATAAAACTTTGCATAATCAAATGTGTCCTCTTTGCCAGTTTGATGGACTATTTGAATTTTGCTTGATAATGCTGGATATTTTTCGATTGTTTCTTTCATAACTTCATTGAGTAGTATCGATCCTTGCGAACCGCCTAAAATCACAATAGTTTTGCGCTCAGGTGAAAAGTTATAGCTGCTCAGCAGTAAGTTTGTGTCAAGTGCTTTATCGTTTTGCGTGAAGCGAATTGGGTAGTCAAAGTGAATACATGTGTTTCGTGGAAAATATTTTTTAGTTGAGTCAAAGCAGGTATAAATATTTTTGGTAAATTTTGAAAGAAACAGGATTGTTTTTCCTGGTTCCACATTAAGTTCATAAAGTTCAAAGGGAATCCCAAGACATTTTGCTGCTATGCAGACAGGAATAGAAATAAATCCACCAAAGCTTATGACCTTTTGAGGTTTGATTTTATAAAGTTTGTACATACTCTTACAAAAATAAAAAGCAGTTTTACATGCAAACCAAGGATAAAGCCAAGGCTTTTGGTATGGAGGATTATCTAAGGTTGCAGGAATGTAATGTTTCAGATGATTATGTTTTTCAATAATTTTTTTATCTAAGTCACCACCGGATGAAAAAATATAAAGTTGAGCGTTTGTATTTTGGTTTATGATTTGTGTTGCTTGAGTGATGCATGGAAGAAGGTGACCACCAGATTTCCCAGCAACAAAGCATATCGTTGTTAAAGCAGCGTTTAAGAAAATTTGTGACATAATTGTAAAAAACCTAATAAAGCTTGAGAAAGTTCTGGATCTTTGATGTCTTGAAGAGCCTGCTTTTCGCGCTCTGTTAAAACTTTTTCTTTATTACATGCTTGGGCTGTAAACTGTTTTTTTGGTGTTCCAGCGGCATGTTCTGAGACATATTTAAATCTTATCAGCTCTATGCGAGGTTGGCCAAG is part of the Candidatus Dependentiae bacterium genome and encodes:
- a CDS encoding UDP-N-acetylglucosamine--N-acetylmuramyl-(pentapeptide) pyrophosphoryl-undecaprenol N-acetylglucosamine transferase, with translation MSQIFLNAALTTICFVAGKSGGHLLPCITQATQIINQNTNAQLYIFSSGGDLDKKIIEKHNHLKHYIPATLDNPPYQKPWLYPWFACKTAFYFCKSMYKLYKIKPQKVISFGGFISIPVCIAAKCLGIPFELYELNVEPGKTILFLSKFTKNIYTCFDSTKKYFPRNTCIHFDYPIRFTQNDKALDTNLLLSSYNFSPERKTIVILGGSQGSILLNEVMKETIEKYPALSSKIQIVHQTGKEDTFDYAKFYHDSHIPCQVFAYHEKLQDFYNLADLIISRAGAGTLFEIKFFGKNCITIPHETANTNHQIKNVLELQIENPDQFKIIKQADFNPSTLYQELEKLLPMLQQ